In a genomic window of candidate division WOR-3 bacterium:
- the murD gene encoding UDP-N-acetylmuramoyl-L-alanine--D-glutamate ligase — protein MLRIFREQVAGRPFLILGLGRAGKALANALLHAEADVAGYDDDESVWHQPVLQGLVGLGLRRIYRVNHQLLIPHVTVVASPGFPAEHPVVRFLTDNGISVYDELDFASKFLPGVQIAVTGTNGKSTTVSLIATILKQAGKKVFVGGNLAPGKPLSAALNMNEKDFYVIEVSSFQLMRARALKPKVAVLLNITEDHLDRHRSFADYVRCKLRIFEYQQKDDWAVLNYDDPSVRKGVENVQAEIVWFSRKKLADAYIARGWFWFKGKAVVSVSELLQRPMKFYNLRYLPVIENALAAVCVAQILQIPIPAIKQGLRRFKHLPHRLEFVRRLHGVYFFNNSMCTNPEAGVRSLQAWRKKVILIAGGKEKDTNFKNYLDTIRQRAKCVVLLGENSNRLAEELSSLGFKKYEIAGSMKDAVVRAYQHARPGDVVVLSPGFASFDLFHDFQERGRVFRNAVRQLQ, from the coding sequence ATGTTAAGGATATTCAGAGAACAGGTGGCGGGGCGGCCATTTCTAATTCTGGGGTTAGGAAGAGCGGGGAAAGCATTGGCGAACGCACTGCTGCACGCAGAAGCTGATGTTGCAGGGTATGATGATGACGAATCGGTCTGGCACCAGCCGGTGCTTCAGGGGTTAGTAGGATTGGGATTGAGGCGGATTTACCGGGTGAATCATCAGCTTCTGATCCCACATGTGACGGTAGTGGCGAGCCCCGGATTTCCAGCTGAGCATCCGGTGGTTCGCTTTTTAACTGATAACGGGATCTCGGTGTACGATGAGCTTGATTTTGCCAGCAAATTTCTCCCTGGTGTTCAGATTGCAGTTACCGGTACCAATGGAAAATCAACTACCGTATCTTTGATTGCAACAATCCTAAAGCAGGCAGGGAAGAAAGTTTTTGTCGGCGGGAATCTGGCACCGGGAAAGCCGCTGTCAGCAGCGCTGAACATGAACGAGAAGGATTTTTATGTTATTGAAGTGTCCAGTTTTCAGCTTATGCGGGCACGAGCGCTGAAACCGAAGGTGGCGGTATTGCTGAATATTACCGAGGACCATCTGGACCGGCATCGGTCATTTGCTGATTATGTCCGCTGCAAACTGAGGATATTTGAATATCAGCAGAAGGATGACTGGGCAGTATTAAATTATGACGACCCATCAGTAAGAAAAGGGGTTGAAAATGTTCAGGCAGAAATAGTATGGTTTTCAAGAAAAAAATTAGCAGATGCCTATATCGCCCGGGGGTGGTTCTGGTTTAAAGGCAAAGCTGTAGTATCCGTCAGTGAGCTGCTCCAGCGGCCGATGAAATTTTACAATCTGAGATATCTGCCCGTGATTGAAAATGCGCTGGCGGCAGTGTGTGTTGCTCAGATATTACAAATTCCCATACCTGCAATTAAACAGGGATTGAGACGATTTAAGCATCTACCACATCGACTGGAGTTTGTTCGTCGCTTGCATGGAGTTTATTTTTTTAATAATTCGATGTGCACAAATCCTGAGGCGGGAGTCCGGTCGCTTCAGGCTTGGCGAAAGAAGGTTATTTTGATAGCAGGAGGGAAAGAGAAAGATACCAATTTTAAAAATTATCTAGACACAATCAGACAGCGGGCAAAGTGCGTAGTACTTTTAGGAGAAAACAGTAATCGTCTGGCAGAAGAATTAAGCAGCCTCGGATTTAAGAAATACGAGATTGCAGGTTCGATGAAGGATGCTGTGGTTCGTGCTTATCAGCATGCTAGGCCCGGGGATGTTGTTGTGCTTTCCCCAGGCTTTGCCTCATTTGACCTATTTCATGATTTTCAGGAAAGGGGAAGGGTTTTTCGTAATGCGGTCCGGCAACTACAGTGA
- a CDS encoding penicillin-binding protein 2, translating into MFAGFSAIWLFLIVRVAEVQIGKWRYYENLADRLHHKKIILLGERGRIFDRKGRALALNRLCCSIQILPQYVRNRDTLAEILAGFGLGSVQENRELLGQKKRLFWFRRSVDYNTGDSLRKVLTRRRFINAVLVQDDYERIYPYGEICADIIGFVGKERGLAGIEWEFDSVLRGEPGWIMLQKDALGWAKPYPSLPMRPPSPGTDLYLTVDADIQMICFQALKNGVEETGAKRGSAIVLDAKNGAILGAVDYPAYDPNNYCDYPRERYKLNAVADQFEPGSSFKIVICAAALEDSAPERFTERLYDVSAGFIEIGSKKIKDVHPNGVLSFDSVFIQSSNPACAMMSFEVNPEIYYSIARKLGFAEKVGIGFPDEGGGRLDRPKQLRNRLRFATISFGQGVMVTLLQMAAAYLCVANDGTYLKPYLLQAMAKRGIVASAMKGNNRMKIHVAGKTAVRQALSKRTAQRMKDILERVVLNGTGKLARIDGVSICGKTGTAQKVDANGVYSSTRSLMSFIGFFPKNEPRYVIAVMLDEPTKYRFAGSTACPVFREIAERLLKLEMAVASR; encoded by the coding sequence GTGTTTGCTGGATTTTCAGCAATTTGGCTATTTCTAATCGTTAGGGTTGCCGAGGTTCAGATTGGTAAATGGCGGTATTATGAGAATCTGGCAGATCGGCTGCATCACAAAAAGATAATTCTTTTGGGGGAAAGAGGGCGGATTTTTGACCGCAAGGGACGAGCATTAGCGTTAAACCGTTTGTGCTGTTCGATTCAGATTCTGCCTCAGTATGTGCGGAATCGAGATACCTTGGCAGAAATTCTTGCGGGTTTCGGACTGGGGTCGGTTCAGGAAAACCGGGAGTTACTGGGACAGAAGAAACGCCTGTTCTGGTTTCGCCGGTCTGTGGATTATAATACTGGTGATTCTTTGAGGAAGGTTCTTACGAGAAGAAGATTTATCAATGCAGTACTGGTACAAGATGATTATGAACGGATTTATCCTTACGGCGAAATTTGTGCTGATATTATCGGATTTGTGGGAAAGGAAAGAGGGCTTGCCGGAATAGAGTGGGAGTTTGATTCAGTGCTGCGTGGCGAGCCGGGCTGGATTATGCTCCAGAAGGATGCACTGGGATGGGCAAAGCCTTATCCCAGTTTGCCGATGAGGCCGCCGAGTCCGGGAACGGACCTTTATCTGACTGTTGATGCCGACATTCAGATGATCTGTTTTCAGGCGCTTAAAAATGGTGTGGAAGAAACAGGCGCAAAGCGGGGTTCTGCTATCGTTCTGGATGCTAAGAATGGAGCAATTCTGGGGGCGGTTGATTATCCGGCATATGATCCGAACAACTATTGCGATTATCCAAGAGAGCGGTATAAACTTAATGCGGTTGCGGATCAGTTTGAACCCGGATCGAGTTTCAAGATCGTCATCTGTGCTGCGGCACTTGAGGATTCAGCGCCAGAGCGATTTACCGAGCGTTTATATGATGTTTCTGCAGGTTTTATTGAAATTGGAAGCAAAAAGATCAAGGATGTACATCCTAATGGAGTGCTTTCATTTGACAGTGTGTTCATTCAATCTTCCAATCCGGCCTGCGCGATGATGTCATTTGAGGTTAATCCGGAAATATATTACTCTATAGCCAGGAAACTCGGGTTTGCCGAGAAGGTAGGAATTGGCTTCCCGGATGAGGGCGGAGGCCGGCTGGACCGGCCCAAGCAGCTAAGAAATCGGCTGCGCTTTGCTACAATTTCGTTCGGTCAGGGCGTGATGGTAACATTGCTGCAGATGGCAGCGGCTTATCTCTGTGTGGCAAATGATGGGACGTACTTGAAGCCTTATTTACTGCAGGCAATGGCAAAACGTGGTATTGTCGCCTCCGCCATGAAGGGGAATAACCGGATGAAAATTCATGTTGCGGGAAAGACAGCTGTGCGACAGGCGTTGAGCAAAAGAACCGCTCAGAGGATGAAGGATATTCTGGAACGGGTAGTGCTGAACGGCACCGGGAAACTGGCCAGGATTGACGGGGTGAGTATTTGCGGAAAGACTGGGACTGCGCAGAAAGTTGATGCTAACGGTGTGTATTCCAGCACGAGGTCACTAATGAGTTTTATCGGGTTTTTCCCAAAGAATGAACCGAGGTATGTGATCGCAGTGATGCTGGATGAACCCACAAAGTATCGATTTGCGGGCAGCACTGCCTGTCCGGTTTTCCGTGAAATCGCTGAACGACTGCTGAAACTGGAGATGGCTGTAGCCAGCAGATGA
- the murC gene encoding UDP-N-acetylmuramate--L-alanine ligase, giving the protein MFGRLKRIHFVGVGGAGMSGIALLLKNLGFEVSGSDIQASEVTERLIQEGIKVFIGHQAENCTHAEVVVFSTAVADDNPELVFARAHGIPVIRRAEMLAELMRLKFSIAISGSHGKTTTTSLVTHVLTRAGLDPTAVIGGRIVGAETGARLGQSEYLVAEADESDRSFVLLYPSIAVVTNIEPEHLDYYRNIQDLKKEFLRFVNRVPFYGSVILCMDSPAVRSFRNRVSRRVVTYGVDTEADFTIRDLQLYRFSSAFTVVYDGREIGRFSLAMAGRHNVQNALAAIAVGAELGIDFATIEQALATFTGVHRRLEKKGEVNGIEVFDDYGHHPTEIRVTIEALRHAYPEHRILVVFQPHRYTRTKLLAEEFGTAFDQADEVVITGIYAAAEPPIPGVDERLIVDAVRRRSRAGLTVHHIPELNEVTNFLGDRLKGGDVVLTLGAGSITKLADEILKLLGEVK; this is encoded by the coding sequence ATGTTTGGCAGACTAAAACGTATTCATTTTGTGGGTGTCGGTGGCGCAGGGATGTCGGGTATTGCACTGCTACTCAAAAATCTCGGATTTGAGGTTTCGGGATCGGACATTCAGGCAAGTGAAGTGACGGAACGTTTGATACAGGAGGGGATAAAGGTGTTTATCGGACACCAGGCAGAAAATTGCACCCATGCTGAGGTGGTGGTTTTTTCCACAGCAGTTGCTGATGATAACCCCGAATTGGTTTTTGCCCGCGCTCACGGGATACCGGTAATCAGGCGGGCAGAAATGCTGGCAGAACTGATGCGTTTGAAATTCAGCATCGCAATATCTGGGAGCCACGGCAAGACAACCACTACTTCACTCGTTACGCATGTTCTGACTCGTGCCGGGCTGGATCCTACCGCAGTGATTGGCGGTAGAATTGTTGGAGCCGAAACCGGTGCCCGGCTGGGTCAGTCAGAATATCTCGTTGCTGAAGCTGATGAGAGTGACCGTTCTTTTGTTCTACTTTATCCTTCGATCGCAGTGGTGACAAATATTGAACCGGAGCATCTTGATTATTACCGGAATATTCAGGATTTAAAGAAGGAATTTTTACGGTTTGTTAACCGGGTTCCCTTTTATGGCAGTGTCATTTTATGTATGGATTCCCCGGCGGTCCGTTCCTTCCGGAACCGGGTGTCGCGTCGGGTAGTAACCTATGGGGTTGATACGGAGGCAGATTTTACAATCCGCGATCTCCAGCTTTACCGCTTCAGTTCGGCATTTACAGTGGTTTATGATGGTAGGGAGATAGGCAGATTCAGCCTGGCGATGGCAGGAAGACATAATGTGCAGAATGCGCTGGCAGCAATTGCGGTGGGGGCTGAGCTGGGAATTGACTTTGCTACCATTGAACAGGCGCTGGCAACATTTACAGGCGTTCACCGGCGACTGGAAAAGAAGGGGGAAGTGAACGGGATAGAAGTGTTTGATGATTATGGTCATCATCCGACGGAAATCCGGGTGACCATCGAGGCATTGCGTCATGCCTATCCAGAGCACCGGATACTGGTTGTTTTTCAGCCCCATCGCTATACGCGCACCAAACTACTGGCGGAAGAATTTGGCACTGCATTTGATCAGGCAGATGAAGTGGTAATTACCGGGATTTATGCCGCAGCTGAACCGCCGATTCCTGGGGTGGACGAGAGGTTGATTGTAGATGCGGTCCGGAGGCGAAGCAGAGCCGGTTTGACAGTTCACCACATACCGGAGCTGAATGAAGTGACAAATTTCCTCGGTGATCGATTGAAGGGGGGGGATGTGGTGCTGACGCTGGGGGCGGGCAGTATCACCAAATTGGCAGATGAGATTCTGAAACTGCTCGGTGAGGTTAAGTGA
- a CDS encoding FtsW/RodA/SpoVE family cell cycle protein, which translates to MRSGNYSDSGVLNVVHRPNRLWIPVSGRSGAFEYLPNSPIDYQLLVIVLALGVIGLITVYAATYHLGLEYLRGQTLRLLMGCGALWLGMKVNLGRIAGRNFQWLLLIIMLGLLAGAVVLGNLAGVVACRELYGFQPQEFVKYALVLWLAGYFDRLRNSDLKPNFVNTVVRPGLIVALTVGLTLAQPALGTSFIIAASSFFIFVLAGVRWRYLVPIIMVVGMLVGVWFIVKPVLRTTKFRYITERWDNFWAGDRYHQTQALIALGSGGPFGKGLGESRQKYYFLPKLHKDFIFCLIGEERGFLGTLILILLYILLVYRVTKVAERSVTEFGRLLSGGVGVVITIYAMVHIAVSLSLIPTTGQPLPFISYGGSALVSNMFAAGLVLNVSRHRRSGVDEEGVAGRGWNRRPYFSRARAG; encoded by the coding sequence ATGCGGTCCGGCAACTACAGTGATAGTGGCGTGCTGAATGTTGTCCACCGCCCGAACCGGTTGTGGATTCCGGTCAGCGGACGGAGCGGAGCATTCGAATATCTGCCCAATTCTCCAATTGATTATCAGCTGCTTGTTATTGTTCTCGCCTTGGGGGTAATTGGTCTTATCACGGTATATGCAGCGACATATCATCTGGGGTTGGAATATCTCCGGGGGCAGACTTTGCGACTATTGATGGGTTGCGGAGCGCTCTGGTTGGGTATGAAGGTTAATCTCGGGCGAATTGCCGGCAGAAATTTTCAATGGCTGCTACTAATAATAATGCTCGGGCTGTTGGCAGGGGCAGTTGTTCTTGGAAATCTTGCCGGGGTGGTTGCCTGTCGTGAGCTATACGGTTTTCAACCTCAGGAGTTTGTGAAGTACGCACTGGTTCTCTGGCTGGCAGGTTATTTTGACAGGCTTCGGAATTCCGATTTAAAACCCAACTTCGTTAATACAGTAGTAAGACCGGGTTTGATAGTCGCCCTTACCGTAGGACTTACGCTGGCGCAACCTGCGCTGGGCACAAGTTTCATAATAGCAGCATCTAGTTTCTTCATTTTCGTCCTTGCGGGCGTCAGATGGCGTTATCTGGTGCCGATAATTATGGTTGTGGGAATGTTAGTTGGGGTCTGGTTCATAGTAAAGCCTGTGCTCAGGACGACAAAGTTCCGCTATATTACGGAGCGTTGGGATAATTTCTGGGCTGGCGATCGGTATCATCAGACCCAGGCATTGATCGCTCTGGGCTCCGGTGGTCCCTTTGGTAAGGGACTAGGAGAGAGCCGTCAGAAGTATTATTTTCTGCCAAAGCTGCACAAGGATTTTATTTTCTGCCTGATCGGCGAAGAAAGGGGATTTTTGGGTACGTTGATACTCATTTTACTTTATATTCTCTTAGTCTATCGAGTGACGAAGGTGGCAGAGAGGTCGGTAACAGAGTTCGGGCGTCTATTAAGCGGTGGCGTCGGAGTGGTCATTACAATCTACGCTATGGTTCACATCGCTGTATCGCTGAGCCTGATACCCACGACCGGACAGCCATTACCTTTCATATCATATGGCGGTTCGGCACTGGTATCAAACATGTTTGCTGCCGGACTGGTTCTGAATGTTTCAAGACATAGAAGGAGTGGTGTCGATGAGGAAGGTGTTGCTGGTCGCGGGTGGAACCGGCGGCCATATTTTTCCCGCGCTCGCGCTGGGTGA
- the murB gene encoding UDP-N-acetylmuramate dehydrogenase — protein MTGNWQEVLLQAVHEEHCEVFFNELLARHTSFRIGGPADALVIVRSRRGLRGVWTIAQKYGVNITVIGRGTNMLISEQGLRGIVVKLQGEFCRIELRDNEIYAGAGVLLDEIADFAESHGFSGAEFLAGIPGTIGGGLMSNAGAYGRSLGDIVQQVEVMDNQGIVALLNREVLRNQYRESLLPAGSWALSVILKLPQGKGRSCQEIRSERRQKHPSEPSAGSFFKNPATVPAGKLIEQCGLKGMILGGAAVSPQHGNFIVNRGGARFVDVYELVQIIKATVEEMTGIELDEEVRILPPTGSAGDRR, from the coding sequence ATGACTGGTAACTGGCAAGAGGTATTGCTGCAGGCAGTTCATGAGGAGCATTGTGAGGTATTTTTTAACGAGCTTCTTGCCCGCCATACCAGTTTCCGGATTGGCGGTCCGGCTGATGCATTGGTTATTGTCAGGAGTCGAAGGGGTTTGCGCGGGGTGTGGACGATTGCTCAGAAATATGGAGTAAACATAACGGTTATCGGGCGCGGTACCAATATGCTAATTTCTGAACAGGGACTGCGTGGTATTGTGGTTAAACTTCAAGGTGAATTCTGCCGGATCGAATTGAGGGACAATGAGATTTATGCGGGGGCGGGTGTCTTACTTGATGAAATTGCAGATTTTGCCGAATCTCATGGTTTTTCCGGTGCTGAATTCCTCGCGGGGATTCCTGGAACAATTGGAGGCGGGTTGATGAGTAATGCCGGTGCCTACGGTAGAAGTCTGGGGGATATCGTCCAGCAGGTAGAAGTAATGGATAATCAGGGGATAGTCGCATTGTTAAACAGGGAGGTTCTCAGGAATCAATATCGGGAATCCCTGCTACCTGCAGGCTCTTGGGCATTATCAGTAATTTTGAAATTACCGCAAGGCAAGGGAAGGAGCTGTCAGGAAATAAGAAGTGAGCGCCGGCAAAAGCATCCGTCTGAACCCTCAGCCGGTTCTTTTTTTAAGAATCCTGCAACAGTTCCTGCAGGTAAACTAATTGAGCAGTGCGGTTTGAAAGGCATGATATTGGGCGGAGCAGCAGTTTCACCCCAGCACGGGAATTTTATAGTTAACCGGGGCGGTGCCCGATTTGTTGATGTTTATGAGTTAGTTCAGATTATCAAGGCAACAGTTGAGGAGATGACCGGCATTGAGCTTGATGAGGAGGTGCGGATTCTGCCTCCTACAGGTTCAGCCGGAGACAGGAGGTGA
- the mraY gene encoding phospho-N-acetylmuramoyl-pentapeptide-transferase, translated as MFYYLLTPLTRYFGALNLFRYITFRAAMAGVVAIVLTLVLGAPLIRLLKRLQVGQNIREEVPERHRGKAGTPTMGGALILVAAIIGTVLFGDLKNQSVLLGLAVLLSLGALGFWDDYVKVRGGRARGINKRTKLFFQLLVAAGVGIVLYFFPTDPGIKTKTNFLLFKNIVVDFGIFYIPLIMLVLIGSSNAVNLSDGLDGLAPGLLTVALGTYTALCYISGNFKIAQYLNIQYVPVSGEMTVFCLALTGACLGFLWFNSYPAEIFMGDTGSLPLGGALGLAAIVSKHELLLPIVGGVFVLEAGSVLLQVIYFHSTGGKRIFRMAPLHHHFEFKGWVEPKIVTRFVIVAVLCGMVALATLKVR; from the coding sequence GTGTTTTATTATCTTCTGACACCACTGACACGCTACTTTGGGGCGTTAAATCTGTTTCGATACATCACATTTCGGGCAGCAATGGCGGGTGTAGTAGCGATTGTGCTAACCTTGGTGTTAGGAGCTCCGCTGATCAGATTGCTGAAGCGACTGCAGGTCGGTCAGAATATCCGGGAAGAGGTTCCTGAAAGGCACCGGGGAAAAGCCGGGACGCCCACAATGGGAGGGGCGCTGATACTGGTGGCAGCGATAATCGGTACGGTGCTTTTCGGGGATTTGAAGAATCAGTCGGTCCTTTTGGGTTTGGCGGTACTGCTCTCTTTAGGAGCACTGGGGTTTTGGGATGATTACGTGAAAGTGCGGGGAGGTCGTGCCCGAGGAATTAACAAACGCACAAAGTTGTTCTTTCAACTTCTTGTTGCAGCTGGTGTGGGGATTGTGCTTTACTTCTTCCCGACTGACCCGGGAATTAAAACCAAGACCAATTTTTTACTGTTTAAAAATATTGTCGTAGACTTCGGGATATTCTATATTCCGCTGATAATGCTAGTGCTAATCGGTTCTTCAAACGCAGTGAATCTGAGTGACGGACTGGACGGTTTGGCACCCGGATTACTAACAGTAGCCCTGGGTACTTATACTGCGCTGTGCTATATTTCGGGTAATTTCAAGATTGCTCAATATCTTAATATCCAATATGTGCCGGTCTCAGGAGAGATGACGGTATTTTGTCTGGCACTTACTGGTGCTTGCCTCGGGTTTTTGTGGTTTAATTCCTATCCGGCAGAGATTTTCATGGGTGACACCGGTTCCCTGCCGCTTGGGGGTGCTCTGGGGCTGGCTGCAATTGTTTCCAAACATGAATTGCTGCTGCCGATCGTGGGAGGCGTGTTTGTGCTTGAGGCAGGGTCGGTGTTGCTACAGGTGATATATTTCCACTCTACCGGTGGAAAAAGAATTTTTCGCATGGCACCACTGCATCATCATTTCGAATTTAAAGGTTGGGTTGAACCTAAAATTGTAACCCGGTTTGTGATCGTTGCTGTGTTGTGTGGGATGGTGGCGTTAGCAACTCTCAAGGTGCGCTAA
- the murG gene encoding undecaprenyldiphospho-muramoylpentapeptide beta-N-acetylglucosaminyltransferase, with the protein MRKVLLVAGGTGGHIFPALALGEELRNCGVTVIWVGRKGMLEETVARRAAFQFEPIQSGQVTGKDPVFRLRGLAEISAGFFQSVKIINRINPNAVIAAGGFVSAPLLMASWIRRIKFFLLEQNCVPGRVTRFFSRYAQEVFLTFPLEKSLSGNCNVTGTPLRQGIVQRCSQSSVFQLREEASATIQNRTVLVIGGSQGARVLNLAALDLAATLSNIRVVIITGKRDYELIKSLVHSRNCELVDWTDQPEEYYAQAALAITRAGALVISELMAFGIPMIVVPFPFAADRHQDANARYIAKIGAGIVLEQSQLSGLTSLVQHLLTDAAKMEAMSRNARMAARIDAGPAIARRIITALNSEGD; encoded by the coding sequence ATGAGGAAGGTGTTGCTGGTCGCGGGTGGAACCGGCGGCCATATTTTTCCCGCGCTCGCGCTGGGTGAAGAGCTCAGAAATTGCGGGGTAACTGTGATATGGGTAGGAAGGAAAGGTATGTTGGAGGAGACAGTTGCCCGGCGGGCAGCTTTTCAATTTGAGCCTATACAATCCGGTCAAGTGACCGGGAAAGATCCGGTTTTCAGATTGCGCGGGTTAGCCGAGATTAGTGCCGGTTTTTTTCAGTCTGTGAAAATTATCAATCGGATAAATCCCAATGCAGTCATTGCCGCCGGTGGGTTTGTAAGTGCTCCACTTCTCATGGCTTCTTGGATTCGACGAATCAAATTCTTCCTTTTAGAACAGAATTGTGTCCCCGGAAGAGTAACCCGATTTTTCTCGCGGTACGCTCAAGAAGTCTTTCTGACTTTTCCGCTTGAAAAATCTCTGAGTGGTAATTGTAATGTTACCGGGACGCCACTGCGTCAGGGAATTGTTCAAAGATGTTCTCAATCAAGTGTTTTTCAATTGAGAGAAGAGGCTTCAGCGACCATTCAGAACCGGACAGTATTGGTAATCGGAGGGAGTCAAGGTGCGCGGGTACTAAATCTCGCCGCACTAGATTTGGCAGCAACACTTTCCAATATCCGGGTTGTTATTATTACCGGGAAAAGGGATTACGAGCTGATTAAGTCTCTGGTGCATTCCAGAAATTGCGAACTGGTGGACTGGACTGATCAGCCAGAAGAATATTATGCTCAAGCTGCGCTGGCAATTACCCGCGCTGGTGCGCTGGTAATATCAGAATTAATGGCGTTCGGCATACCGATGATTGTCGTTCCCTTTCCTTTTGCCGCCGACCGGCACCAGGATGCCAATGCCCGGTATATAGCAAAAATCGGTGCCGGAATTGTGCTGGAACAGAGTCAGCTTTCGGGGTTGACCAGCTTGGTACAGCATCTTTTGACAGATGCTGCAAAGATGGAAGCGATGTCAAGAAATGCCCGTATGGCTGCTCGGATAGATGCCGGTCCTGCCATTGCCCGACGGATTATTACGGCGTTAAATTCAGAAGGAGATTGA
- a CDS encoding UDP-N-acetylmuramoyl-L-alanyl-D-glutamate--2,6-diaminopimelate ligase: MVGSERTKSLADLITGIPCDVLTSGVASRSIGLGEIKIRGIAYHSAQVKPGFLFVAIEGTRVSGNDYIDEAINRGAVAVATSEPRRVRKNWVAIIQTQFPRRFLAQVANRFYDFPARKLQLIGVTGTNGKTTTCYLTRSVCRQLGNEPGFIGTIEYWDGVERKVAGNTTPESLDMVQMLSRMVENGVQICVSEVSSHALEMDRVFDLDFKVAVFTNLTQDHLDFHRTMENYRRAKMKLFQSLTPGCFAVVNFDDRTGIGIPHLTRARVIGFGTKPEPDLVLKNEQNVTEYIWGEVKHVSGAGVAGVVYVNNLHSRKLQAIPIRLRLPGRHNMLNALAVFGIARALGWELEPVVTGIERLDAVPGRLERIEHSGNFHVYVDYAHTPDALRKVLETVREWTSNRVIVVFGCGGDRDRGKRPLMGKVATQMADIVIITSDNPRSEEPAKIIEEILMGVAPVLRQDSSRCRIEINRKEAIRQALTLAQAGDTVVIAGKGHEDYQIIGNERFHFDDREVVREILGSLQKE; the protein is encoded by the coding sequence ATGGTAGGGAGTGAACGGACTAAATCTCTGGCTGATTTGATTACTGGCATACCGTGTGATGTACTAACCAGCGGTGTTGCCAGTAGAAGTATTGGTTTAGGAGAAATTAAAATCAGGGGGATTGCTTACCATTCGGCTCAGGTTAAGCCGGGTTTTCTCTTTGTGGCAATTGAAGGGACGCGTGTGTCGGGCAATGATTATATTGACGAGGCGATTAACCGCGGTGCTGTGGCCGTGGCAACCAGTGAGCCCCGGAGGGTGCGGAAGAATTGGGTGGCGATCATTCAAACTCAGTTCCCACGCCGGTTTCTGGCCCAGGTTGCTAATCGTTTTTATGATTTCCCCGCACGAAAGCTGCAATTGATTGGTGTTACAGGGACAAACGGTAAAACTACTACCTGCTATCTTACCCGTTCTGTCTGCCGTCAGCTGGGTAACGAGCCGGGGTTTATCGGGACGATAGAATATTGGGATGGAGTAGAAAGAAAAGTTGCTGGCAATACTACACCTGAAAGTCTGGATATGGTACAGATGCTTTCTCGCATGGTGGAAAATGGGGTACAGATATGTGTGTCTGAGGTTTCCTCCCATGCTCTGGAGATGGATCGGGTTTTTGACCTTGATTTCAAGGTGGCAGTTTTTACTAACCTTACTCAGGACCATCTTGATTTTCACCGGACGATGGAAAATTATCGTCGCGCCAAGATGAAGCTTTTTCAGTCCCTGACACCCGGGTGTTTTGCAGTTGTCAATTTTGACGACCGGACAGGAATTGGAATTCCTCATTTGACGAGAGCCCGGGTAATCGGTTTTGGGACAAAGCCGGAACCGGATCTGGTCCTTAAGAACGAACAAAATGTAACTGAGTATATCTGGGGTGAAGTAAAACACGTTTCCGGCGCAGGAGTAGCAGGGGTGGTTTATGTCAATAATTTGCATAGCAGGAAACTCCAGGCAATTCCGATTCGTTTAAGGTTACCGGGTAGACACAATATGCTGAACGCACTTGCAGTATTCGGTATTGCCAGAGCATTGGGTTGGGAGCTAGAACCGGTTGTTACGGGAATTGAACGGCTTGATGCTGTACCGGGCAGGCTGGAACGCATTGAACATTCGGGTAACTTCCATGTCTATGTTGACTATGCTCATACTCCTGATGCCCTGAGAAAGGTGCTGGAGACTGTTCGTGAGTGGACTTCCAACCGGGTAATTGTGGTTTTTGGTTGTGGGGGGGACCGGGATCGGGGAAAGCGACCGTTGATGGGCAAAGTTGCGACACAGATGGCAGATATTGTAATAATAACTTCGGATAACCCACGGAGCGAAGAACCGGCGAAGATAATTGAGGAAATTTTGATGGGAGTGGCACCGGTTTTGCGTCAAGATTCTTCACGATGCCGGATTGAGATTAACCGCAAAGAGGCAATACGGCAGGCGTTAACGCTGGCACAGGCCGGAGATACAGTTGTGATTGCAGGGAAGGGACATGAGGATTATCAAATTATCGGCAATGAACGGTTTCATTTTGACGATCGGGAAGTGGTGCGGGAAATTCTGGGCTCGTTACAGAAAGAATAG